In one window of Nitrospinaceae bacterium DNA:
- a CDS encoding universal stress protein yields the protein MEIRKILAPIDFSGRSVEELKWATTMANVFGAELITLHVIPPEIVEVYAQKGKDWNLMREEVCAKTKEMVEEVGSDIGLAGLEHEEHIVSGEPVEEILRAIKLHDIDFVVVSTHGRTGVSHVLMGSVVEKLVAKSPVPMLTLSEASLAATLN from the coding sequence ATGGAAATCCGGAAAATTCTCGCTCCCATCGATTTTTCGGGGCGCAGTGTAGAGGAACTCAAGTGGGCCACCACCATGGCCAATGTCTTTGGCGCAGAGCTCATCACGCTTCACGTTATTCCCCCCGAGATTGTCGAGGTTTATGCGCAAAAGGGGAAGGACTGGAACTTGATGCGCGAGGAAGTTTGCGCGAAAACCAAGGAGATGGTCGAGGAGGTAGGCAGTGACATCGGGCTTGCCGGGCTTGAGCACGAGGAGCACATCGTTTCGGGCGAGCCTGTTGAGGAAATACTTCGCGCCATCAAACTGCACGATATCGATTTTGTTGTGGTCTCGACGCATGGGCGCACAGGGGTTTCGCATGTGCTTATGGGGAGTGTTGTTGAGAAGCTCGTGGCGAAATCGCCGGTTCCTATGCTCACGTTGAGTGAGGCCTCGCTTGCCGCGACGCTTAACTAG